In Flavobacterium sp. N3904, one DNA window encodes the following:
- a CDS encoding acyltransferase, whose protein sequence is MKIASGVCIPKIYTIWPHQVSIGKNCILEHGVYFKYAGIWSRGPSIVIEDEVFIGADCEFNINCGIKISKYSNIASGCKFIDHDHGTKSGMLIGPQASIKGAILLEKDVWLGCNVVVLKGVSIGAGSIVAAGAVVTKSIPANQIWGGVPAKFLKNRI, encoded by the coding sequence ATGAAAATAGCAAGTGGAGTATGTATTCCTAAAATTTACACTATTTGGCCACATCAAGTATCTATTGGTAAAAATTGTATTCTGGAACATGGTGTTTATTTTAAATATGCAGGGATTTGGAGCAGAGGACCATCTATTGTTATAGAGGACGAGGTTTTTATAGGTGCTGATTGCGAATTTAATATCAACTGTGGAATTAAAATTTCAAAATATTCAAATATTGCTTCAGGCTGTAAATTTATAGATCACGATCATGGCACCAAATCAGGAATGCTAATTGGACCTCAAGCCTCTATAAAAGGTGCGATACTTTTAGAGAAGGATGTTTGGTTAGGTTGTAATGTCGTGGTGTTAAAAGGTGTTTCTATAGGTGCAGGTTCAATCGTTGCAGCTGGGGCTGTCGTGACGAAGTCAATACCGGCCAACCAAATATGGGGTGGTGTACCAGCAAAATTTTTAAAAAACAGAATTTAA
- a CDS encoding glycosyltransferase family 2 protein, with protein MKITVIIPTYERPDFLKETLESVWAQTVLPDEIVIGDDSKSDATEDLVTNVLSHISPVPIKYFHHKPSLLEVKNVDFQYKHATGDLVLHLHDDDPIYPNCIEDLKKPFLDHPEIIASFGKQRVINEDGTYIENSEIVNDVYFRTPDREGLVDGFIAGAVSMFPNNSFLVRRDAVISIGYSDQGRAGKATDFFFGLQLGKLGKPFYFVNKFTAKCRIVKESQSRTSTSDNNYRMVKILFEDCSKAQLNIPEIEISIRNNIPMAITVAARVKDKKNAFKWLFSKYYRHKLFGPRGIKRIILAANPF; from the coding sequence ATGAAAATAACAGTAATTATACCAACCTATGAGCGGCCTGATTTTTTAAAAGAAACATTAGAATCTGTTTGGGCACAAACAGTTCTACCTGATGAAATTGTTATTGGAGATGATTCTAAGAGCGATGCTACTGAAGATCTCGTCACTAATGTACTTAGCCATATTAGCCCTGTTCCCATAAAATATTTTCATCATAAACCATCATTGCTGGAAGTAAAAAATGTTGATTTTCAATATAAACATGCAACTGGCGATTTGGTTTTGCATTTACATGATGACGATCCTATATATCCAAACTGTATTGAGGATTTAAAAAAGCCTTTTTTGGATCATCCCGAAATAATAGCAAGTTTTGGAAAACAAAGAGTAATTAATGAAGATGGAACATATATAGAAAATTCTGAAATTGTAAATGATGTTTATTTCAGAACTCCAGACAGAGAAGGTTTAGTAGATGGATTTATTGCTGGGGCCGTGTCGATGTTTCCAAACAATTCCTTTCTTGTCCGCAGAGATGCCGTGATTTCTATTGGGTATTCAGATCAAGGAAGAGCAGGTAAGGCAACTGATTTTTTCTTTGGTTTGCAATTAGGTAAATTAGGTAAACCTTTTTATTTTGTTAATAAATTTACTGCAAAGTGTCGAATTGTTAAAGAATCACAATCAAGAACGTCAACTTCCGACAATAACTATAGAATGGTTAAGATACTATTTGAAGATTGTAGTAAAGCGCAATTAAATATTCCTGAGATTGAGATATCTATAAGAAACAATATCCCAATGGCAATTACTGTTGCAGCAAGGGTAAAGGATAAAAAAAATGCTTTTAAATGGTTGTTTTCCAAATACTATAGACATAAATTATTTGGACCAAGAGGTATCAAAAGAATTATTTTAGCAGCCAACCCATTTTAA